A single window of Gossypium hirsutum isolate 1008001.06 chromosome A10, Gossypium_hirsutum_v2.1, whole genome shotgun sequence DNA harbors:
- the LOC121208006 gene encoding keratin, type I cytoskeletal 10 has translation MKLFNTIIIVVLFLVLLLVKANGSVGDNARGGVGGGSHIGSGTSRDGDDYGGQPSEGDNDNGDCDDGGDSGARNGYSRGSKGGRGGGDGGSGGGGGQRYGGSYGYEGGGDKRGGEGSGGSNGGSSRGCFGWGAQHGHGRAGSGGVLRDKEGVARALFSGSVDANDADVVEAGVVKAALEVFLTTNWKTYDSLFIELGSLVVFSWCVNKAMRPWSLQAIFAGIDRDMLKAGNVVFSVENKEGN, from the exons ATGAAGCTCTTTAATACTATTATCATTGTTGTTCTCTTCCTAGTTTTGTTGCTTGTTAAAGCTAATGGCTCAGTG GGTGATAACGCTAGAGGAGGTGTTGGTGGTGGATCACATATTGGTAGTGGAACAAGTAGAGATGGTGATGATTATGGAGGTCAACCAAGTGAAGGAGATAATGATAATGGCGATTGTGATGATGGTGGCGATAGTGGTGCAAGGAATGGTTATAGTCGTGGTTCAAAAGGAGGAAGAGGTGGTGGGGATGGTGGAAGCGGTGGTGGTGGTGGACAAAGATATGGTGGAAGCTATGGCTATGAAGGCGGGGGTGACAAGAGGGGAGGCGAGGGTAGCGGAGGTAGCAATGGCGGAAGTTCTAGAGGGTGTTTCGGTTGGGGTGCTCAGCATGGGC ATGGTAGAGCGGGAAGTGGTGGGGTATTGAGAGATAAGGAGGGTGTTGCAAGAGCATTATTTTCTGGTTCGGTGGATGCTAACGATGCTGATGTAGTCGAGGCTGGTGTGGTAAAGGCGGCTCTAGAAGTATTTTTAACTACAAATTGGAAAACTTATGATTCTTTATTTATTGAACTTGGTTCTTTGGTGGTGTTTTCTTGGTGTGTTAACAAGGCAATGAGACCATGGTCTCTTCAAGCAATTTTTGCAGGCATTGATAGAGATATGTTAAAGGCTGGAAATGTTGTATTCTCGGTGGAAAATAAGGAAGGTAACTAA